Proteins encoded within one genomic window of Bacillus sp. F19:
- a CDS encoding type II secretion system GspH family protein, whose protein sequence is MLKRQKNESGYTLLETIMVMSIVSVLMVITMLIVQPFQSQKTADLFFEALERDVLYAQQHAISNKISVMILFDTTKNQYFGVEGGIPAKRLFTVKYDSGIQMTPLTMDARVQFNSEGGILSSGSMSVTFRNKKYRMIFYMGMGRMNVEGQ, encoded by the coding sequence TTGCTGAAAAGACAGAAGAATGAATCAGGCTATACACTGTTAGAAACAATTATGGTGATGAGCATTGTGTCTGTTCTGATGGTGATAACGATGCTTATTGTTCAGCCTTTTCAAAGTCAAAAAACAGCTGACTTGTTTTTTGAAGCGCTCGAAAGAGATGTCCTATATGCTCAGCAGCATGCAATCTCAAATAAAATAAGTGTGATGATTCTCTTTGACACAACAAAAAATCAGTACTTCGGCGTAGAAGGAGGTATACCAGCGAAAAGGTTATTTACTGTTAAATATGATTCGGGGATTCAAATGACTCCTTTAACAATGGATGCCCGCGTCCAATTTAATAGTGAAGGCGGAATATTATCAAGCGGATCGATGAGTGTTACCTTTCGCAATAAGAAGTACAGGATGATCTTTTATATGGGAATGGGGAGAATGAATGTTGAAGGACAGTAA
- a CDS encoding prepilin-type N-terminal cleavage/methylation domain-containing protein — MVKNEKGFTLIEMLIVLLVISVLLLITIPNITKHHSNIQAKGCEGLKNTVQAQSTAYQIELKAVPTMEDLKTEKYIEESPVCPNGTELIIDGDGKVAEKTEE; from the coding sequence ATGGTTAAAAATGAGAAAGGTTTTACTTTAATAGAAATGCTGATCGTATTGCTTGTGATTTCTGTCCTGCTTTTGATTACCATTCCGAACATTACGAAGCATCATTCGAATATTCAGGCAAAAGGATGCGAAGGGCTGAAAAATACTGTACAGGCCCAGTCAACTGCCTATCAAATTGAACTCAAAGCAGTACCCACAATGGAGGATCTTAAGACTGAGAAGTATATTGAGGAATCCCCTGTTTGCCCGAATGGAACTGAGCTGATTATTGATGGCGATGGAAAGGTTGCTGAAAAGACAGAAGAATGA
- a CDS encoding helix-turn-helix domain-containing protein, with protein MIGERIRKYRKERGLSLSELADRAGVAKSYLSSIERNLQSNPSVQFLEKVSSVLGVSMNTLILDEPIYETKKDNLDNEWANLVREAMDSGVTKDQFREFLEFNRWKMNQDK; from the coding sequence ATGATTGGTGAACGCATCCGTAAATACCGCAAAGAACGAGGACTTTCTCTATCAGAGCTTGCCGATCGCGCTGGTGTTGCTAAATCATATTTAAGTTCAATTGAACGGAATCTGCAGTCTAATCCTTCTGTTCAATTTCTTGAAAAAGTCTCATCCGTACTGGGAGTATCCATGAATACCCTAATTTTAGACGAACCAATTTATGAGACAAAAAAAGATAATCTTGATAATGAATGGGCAAACCTCGTGAGAGAAGCGATGGATTCTGGTGTAACGAAGGATCAATTTCGTGAATTTCTTGAATTTAACCGGTGGAAAATGAACCAAGATAAATAA
- a CDS encoding YqzG/YhdC family protein, translating into MIRLKKSIVLLLLLFIYGFTPSMVSISSTVSAAQHTDWKDFAVKETKKRYPLSQVLFAQKIWDNTKKNQTVKQYKVTVREGMKDIGVFVTISYDAKTEKVKKIQVLEEAD; encoded by the coding sequence GTGATACGTTTGAAAAAATCGATTGTTTTATTGCTTCTTCTCTTTATATACGGTTTTACTCCCTCAATGGTTTCAATTTCCAGTACAGTTTCAGCCGCACAGCACACAGATTGGAAAGACTTTGCTGTCAAAGAGACGAAAAAGCGTTATCCATTGTCACAGGTTCTATTTGCACAGAAGATTTGGGATAATACCAAAAAGAATCAAACAGTAAAACAATATAAGGTTACTGTACGTGAAGGAATGAAGGACATTGGTGTTTTTGTAACGATCTCTTACGATGCCAAAACAGAAAAAGTGAAAAAAATTCAAGTGTTAGAAGAGGCAGATTAG
- a CDS encoding shikimate kinase, whose translation MKAIFLTGFMGAGKTTIGKALADKLKFTVYDIDEFIEEKTGKQVKTIFKEQGEGVFRDLETKSIQMLPVEDVVITTGGGLPVRTENRKYMKENGTVVFLHTDLDVIFERLKQDENRPLALHASKDDLTELYLSRKKAYEDCSFMINTTGKSINEVTEEIIGRLERQDTGNTE comes from the coding sequence GTGAAGGCTATTTTTTTAACAGGATTTATGGGAGCTGGAAAAACCACAATCGGAAAAGCATTGGCTGATAAGCTGAAATTTACGGTTTATGATATTGATGAATTCATTGAAGAAAAGACTGGAAAACAAGTGAAGACGATCTTTAAAGAACAGGGAGAGGGAGTATTCAGAGATCTGGAAACAAAATCCATTCAGATGCTCCCTGTGGAGGATGTTGTCATTACAACTGGAGGCGGGCTTCCTGTCCGCACAGAAAACCGAAAGTATATGAAGGAGAATGGAACAGTTGTTTTTTTGCATACTGATCTGGATGTCATTTTTGAACGGCTAAAGCAGGATGAAAATCGGCCGCTTGCATTACATGCTTCAAAAGATGATCTTACTGAATTGTATTTATCCCGCAAAAAAGCTTATGAAGATTGTTCATTTATGATCAATACGACAGGAAAGTCAATTAATGAAGTTACTGAAGAAATTATTGGGAGACTAGAAAGACAAGACACTGGCAATACTGAATAA
- a CDS encoding DUF5658 family protein has protein sequence MRQAFIFLAVVNALVAGLTVIGLHYNLIAEANPFMESLYEIHPLLFSGFKLFFPFSCIYLFISGARRRHRQ, from the coding sequence TTGAGACAGGCTTTCATATTCTTGGCTGTTGTCAATGCATTAGTTGCAGGGCTTACTGTTATTGGTCTTCACTACAATTTAATAGCTGAAGCTAATCCATTTATGGAGTCGCTTTATGAGATACATCCCCTGCTATTTTCAGGTTTTAAACTATTTTTTCCATTTTCTTGTATTTATTTATTTATTTCAGGTGCTCGCCGTCGTCATCGGCAGTAA
- a CDS encoding tyrosine-protein phosphatase, with translation MVRNFAICCHVFHEEEKVKCFIISNEFIGARMKKIERFIRYFTLFRVSAEQLKPVLEVRREYLLEVFEEILKKYGTIENYAEMVCGIN, from the coding sequence ATGGTTCGGAATTTTGCCATTTGCTGTCATGTTTTTCATGAAGAAGAAAAGGTAAAGTGCTTTATTATATCAAACGAGTTTATTGGGGCGCGCATGAAAAAGATTGAGCGTTTTATTAGATACTTTACCTTGTTCCGTGTGTCGGCTGAACAATTAAAGCCTGTATTAGAAGTGAGACGGGAATATTTGCTTGAAGTGTTTGAGGAAATCTTGAAAAAGTACGGAACGATTGAAAATTATGCTGAAATGGTTTGCGGGATTAATTAG
- a CDS encoding YqzE family protein: MSTNDYVKYITQQLVRYMDTPKEVRKAKKSIRKTERTPFANKWFGILPFAVMFFMKKKR; encoded by the coding sequence TTGTCTACAAATGATTATGTAAAATATATAACCCAGCAATTAGTTCGTTACATGGATACACCAAAGGAAGTACGAAAAGCAAAAAAGTCAATCCGCAAAACGGAACGGACTCCTTTTGCAAACAAATGGTTCGGAATTTTGCCATTTGCTGTCATGTTTTTCATGAAGAAGAAAAGGTAA
- a CDS encoding anti-repressor SinI family protein, with protein MEMLMKEVEKMDQEWKDLILTALKMGISKEEIREFLKTQTLKN; from the coding sequence ATGGAGATGTTAATGAAGGAAGTAGAAAAGATGGATCAGGAATGGAAAGATTTAATACTGACAGCTTTGAAAATGGGAATCAGCAAAGAAGAAATAAGAGAATTTTTGAAAACGCAAACACTTAAAAATTGA
- a CDS encoding type II secretion system F family protein, giving the protein MKIKKKWLIKDQAMFLKRLSDLLEKGYTLNEAMKFTSIDLNEEKKQAVFFCLRELSKGVPVRTAFEKLRFHNEVLSYLYFAERHGDLEIALREGGEMLNRKLVQHEKMKKVLQYPLFLFFTIGILLYISQSVIAPQFQQIYHSMNIKPSILTEILFIIFQGTKLFLIFILMLFVLGSIFYISYFKKLLPQEKMRIAIKIPLWKKFVILINSYYFSLQLSNLLQGGLSIYESLTVFENQNLLPFYRDEASWFIDHLKKGERFEGLVARNLFYEKELTQVIGHGQANGHLARELYTYSQFVLERLENKLMKWIMLIQPAAYFAVGMTVLMMYLSMILPMYHMMEAL; this is encoded by the coding sequence ATGAAGATTAAGAAAAAGTGGTTAATCAAAGATCAGGCAATGTTCTTAAAAAGACTCAGCGATCTATTGGAAAAAGGATATACGCTGAATGAAGCAATGAAGTTCACCTCAATTGATTTAAATGAGGAAAAGAAACAAGCGGTTTTCTTTTGCTTGCGGGAATTATCTAAAGGAGTACCTGTCCGCACAGCATTTGAAAAGCTGCGCTTCCATAATGAAGTGCTAAGTTATTTGTACTTTGCAGAAAGGCATGGAGATCTTGAAATTGCTCTTAGAGAAGGGGGGGAAATGCTGAACCGCAAGCTTGTGCAGCACGAAAAAATGAAAAAAGTTCTGCAATATCCTCTTTTCCTCTTTTTTACGATTGGTATTCTTCTGTATATCTCTCAGTCAGTTATTGCTCCGCAGTTTCAGCAAATCTATCATTCAATGAATATTAAGCCAAGTATACTAACTGAAATTCTTTTTATAATCTTTCAAGGCACTAAGTTATTCCTCATTTTTATCCTCATGCTTTTTGTTCTCGGCAGCATTTTTTACATTAGCTATTTTAAAAAGCTTCTGCCGCAGGAAAAAATGAGAATTGCAATAAAAATTCCGCTCTGGAAGAAATTTGTGATCCTCATTAACAGTTATTACTTTTCGTTGCAGTTAAGCAATTTATTGCAAGGCGGATTATCTATATATGAAAGCCTGACAGTCTTTGAAAATCAAAACTTGCTCCCATTCTACAGGGATGAAGCTTCCTGGTTTATTGATCATCTAAAGAAAGGAGAGCGTTTTGAAGGTTTAGTTGCACGAAACTTATTTTATGAGAAGGAACTGACTCAGGTAATCGGGCATGGACAAGCAAATGGGCATTTAGCGAGGGAGCTCTATACTTACAGTCAATTTGTTCTAGAACGGCTTGAGAACAAATTAATGAAGTGGATTATGCTGATACAGCCCGCAGCTTATTTTGCAGTCGGCATGACGGTCTTAATGATGTATTTATCAATGATTTTGCCAATGTATCATATGATGGAAGCTTTATAA
- a CDS encoding type II secretion system GspH family protein produces MKDSKGFTMAETLMAFSIWSMISLILLPASVYLKKEREEIKIHHEALVLLKEHIESLNFENLEKENVNLFIKDQEFKITWSKEEDIDQACINWESHDAAKEECMYSFRE; encoded by the coding sequence TTGAAGGACAGTAAAGGTTTTACTATGGCTGAAACACTTATGGCCTTTAGTATTTGGTCGATGATTTCTCTTATATTGCTTCCGGCATCGGTATACTTAAAAAAAGAGCGGGAAGAAATCAAGATTCACCATGAAGCCTTGGTTCTGCTTAAAGAACACATTGAATCCCTGAATTTTGAAAATCTTGAAAAAGAGAACGTTAATCTTTTCATTAAAGATCAAGAGTTTAAGATAACATGGAGCAAGGAGGAAGACATTGATCAAGCTTGCATCAATTGGGAAAGCCATGATGCTGCAAAGGAGGAATGCATGTATTCTTTTAGAGAATAA
- a CDS encoding ComGF family competence protein — MIKLASIGKAMMLQRRNACILLENKGFTFLNMLFSLSVVIIIVSSSAFLIPYIYEISDRKNDLNLLEWEVFLQQTVIEMREGTNLSVEPQRISFTSKSGRIIEYEKYGYLIRRQVNGTGHIICLRNVKNIRFEPIAGGASLTVTSMTDNEYRSSLRSFHELKVMK; from the coding sequence TTGATCAAGCTTGCATCAATTGGGAAAGCCATGATGCTGCAAAGGAGGAATGCATGTATTCTTTTAGAGAATAAAGGATTTACATTTCTTAATATGCTGTTCTCTTTAAGCGTAGTCATCATTATTGTTTCTTCTTCGGCCTTCCTTATCCCTTACATTTATGAAATATCTGACAGGAAAAATGATTTGAATCTTCTTGAATGGGAGGTTTTTCTGCAGCAGACAGTTATTGAAATGCGGGAAGGAACGAATTTGAGTGTTGAGCCTCAAAGAATTTCTTTCACATCAAAATCAGGAAGAATCATTGAATATGAAAAATACGGCTATCTTATTCGCAGACAAGTGAATGGAACTGGCCATATCATCTGTCTCAGAAATGTCAAAAATATAAGATTTGAGCCAATTGCAGGCGGTGCCTCCCTTACGGTTACCAGCATGACGGATAATGAATACCGCAGCAGCCTCAGAAGTTTTCATGAACTGAAGGTCATGAAATGA